The DNA sequence CGTCAATTAAAAATGTTTGTATTAGCCCCAACAAATATTTTCAtgattttttcaaaatagatCTATCCACAAAGGACGCTTTATGAAcatgatcacgtgaccaaAATAGCCTGAGGGAGAAAACTGCCCATCAACGAAGCATCgtaaatattataaaaagtaattttagtTACAAATTGACTAAGCAATGCCACGTAAGTCCCGCGTTGCGGACACTTGTCTCCGAACGCTGCTATctcagcctcggcatgttcttagcatgttcttaacaTTTCGTAAAATCTCagcctggacgttcttataaaaaagcctcttataaaaaaaggagtgTATGACAAGTGGACCAACGAATTGATTCCTCGGAAATATCGAAAAGTAAGTTAGAAATTGCcactctatttttttttttcgatattttaaaGGAATCGATCTGTGCTATGCCATAAAATGGGCTTACGGTAACGACGCATCATATTTATGTTAAATGCTAAATAACGACTGCTCCCCAATAAAGACAGTTCCttataccttattacacttaattttcgcgaagccaaaatttcgcgattttgagatggcgatatttcgcgacactttattttcgcgattttcctatttcCGTAAAAACAGatcactttaatttcgcgattttgggataataaaatcaagctgtgctgtaatcatcaaacctgaaacaatttgtaacaaaaagatgcgtgggctaaatttagtGTCAtgcataaaaatctataaatacaactCGACCTCTCaccgtactatatgtacattagatgactaaatagacaatgtgtttccataaagcttgAAACGGCCAATATTCCCCCAAAGGTTTCTTCggtactcacttaattttcgcgcatccTAATATTCGCGACGCTTAATTTTGGCGTATCTTTATTTCcgcgaatcttttaaaaacgcgatattaaagtgacgcgaaaattaagcgTAATaaggaatgttttttttctgaagtAGAAGACGGAGGAATCCGCCTGGTGCCTAATACAAGCTTCAAGTGCCAGTAAGCCCTTTCATAGCCCGAGTTTTGACATCTTAAAAGGCTTAGCCAATGGGTGCACGAGCTGTGTTCCCTTGATATGTGGCCTCAAAGTTTGTCTTGGACTGCCGGGTACGTGATGTTTGCATGGTTGACTGCATTATGACCCCACTACAGGCTTGATTACAAGGATTGACAGCATCCCAACCATTTTTGCACTCGCTGACATAAAACTTCTAGGTTTCACCAGAGTTTACACTAGACTAGAGCTAAATGATACTTAGAGTAACCCTTTGGTAAGGTCAGACCTAACTTTCTAACTTTCTGCTTTCTGATAGCTAACAAGTACAAGTCGAGAATTGATGCAAGTCGAGAATTgatgcagggggggggggggggggggggggggaggagaaCACGCGTCCGTTCTTGCGTCAGGTTGTTCAGGATATAGTTACCGTCGTCTAGTATTTCATAAAAACGGAAGTTCTTATTAagttttgtttatcttttgaaCGTTGGGGCACTTTTCTTTTAAGTTACAATGTAGTGTTTTAAGTTGTtatgtacttttttttaagtcttaTAACATTGTTGCGATTAGAATAATGTATTTTAATCATTATTGCAAAAACTCCTTAACgaatttaaattaaaatttaagTTCGTTAAGGAGTTTTTGCTAGATGTCGTTGTTGAATCTATTTTTGTTTAAGAGGAACCGTCCACGCGTTTCTTTTGGTTTCGCTTAAATAacatttgtctttttattcttGCATCAAATTGGTGAAGAAGCGCGTCAGAAAGAGTGAAGGCAGCGAGACCTGGGAGTGTGAGGATAACATTCTTAGTGAGAAACTGATAGAGAATTTTGAGAAAGAAAAGGGGACAAGAGTATCTAAGAGAGTTCGGAAGTAAATAAATTGATGTTGCTATATTCTAAATGTCATTGTTACTATAAAATCTCTGGTTATCAAAAAAATCACCTACTTATTCAAAGAATCTATTTCCAGCGGTTTATTCAAGCAAGCAACTGAGATGCTCTCAATAAAAGAATCGTTAATAGGGGTATTAAGGCCTAATTCATGCGCTCCTGCTGTGCCGAATCTAATTGTCTATTTGCATCGACACAAATACTGGGTTCAACGTAGATTCAGACGCGCCCAATAGCTTTCATTTgctcaaaataaaacaaacatgttATCTGAATCGGTACATCAAAGGCTCGACGTTTGAATCACTGTCGTGCTTTTGCCTTGCATCTCGTGCAGCCCGATAGGTGCAACCGCGCTCAGTGCCGTGCCGAACTTAATTCTGTCGTGTCTAATTAGATTCGGCGCGGCAGGAGCGCAAATAGGGTCTAAGATTCATTCGTGGGTggctattttgaagtttttatgGAATTTCAATTGTAAACGTGTTTAATAGATATTCTTTAACGAGATTGATAGATAAAAGGCCGTTTCTCCAGTCCCCGTTGGCCGTTTTCTTGCGTGACAATCTTGCGTGACAATCTCTTCCCAAAATTCCAACCCCTGCTAGCAAACAGCCCTAAGGggcggaccattagaaaagtgaaggggggggggggggggggtgggttaGGAACAAAAACATCCATACACGATGAaaagcctgaaaaaaaaaacctacgATAGCCGAGAAGGGCCATCAGATTTCCGAGATAATAATTTCAGAGATGATAATTTCAGAGATGATAATTTCAGAGATGATAATTTCAGAGATAATAATTTCAAAGATAAATATTTCAGAAATGATAACTTGAGATGCTAATTTCAGGGATTATAATTTCGGATAAAGAATTCTGCCGGCTTACTGAGCATGCAGCACTCGATCAACACAACAATTCCCCCACAGCTACGTTTGGTCCTGAGGAGTTCTTCAAGTTTTCCCATATTCTGCCCTTACTTAGGTTTGTTTATGTTCATaattcatattaaaaaaatataatatatccCACGCAAGTCAAAAGCGCCACGAAGTCATCGGTGGCCAAGCTGGATGTGCTCTTTTTCATGCCGGAGCTATACAATACAGAAAACTATCTACGCCATTTAGACTTAGACGTGCAAGCGTGTAAGCGCATGTATACTGAATCCTGTGAAGACTACAGCGGAAATATGGAGGAGCTGGTGCAACTCATAAAGCCAAACTACACCCACCAACTAACGCAGCTGAGGCTCTAGAATTATTTTCAGAAATCACACAGAAACTTAAAAAGTTTCACCAATTTTAATGTAGCAGATGATGAAGGAGACCGAGTATTCAAATAACATGAAGACCATATTCATCCCGTTTCAGAAATGTAATTGTTTCGTTTATACAGAGACAAgataatgttgttgttttatttaactggcttttttttaactggCTTTTTTGATGTATTATATTCTATCAACcaagggcggatccaggattcccaaagggggggggggggcaccgacGGAAGGTAAAAGTGTGTAAATTAGTTTCCATACAATACCACGGAGGGCATCGATATTTACAGTGGAACCACACAGCATCCTAAAGTTATGCTAATATTACGCATTGCTATTTTTACGGGACATCGAAATACTGCGGCATACCTATAATAATTCCACACAATCATGTATTATGTAAATGAGATATGAGTGTCTTACACAGACACAaggtcaatcaatcaatcaattttaTTTGTCACCTTTATGTAACTCTTTTAATTTTAATGTTTCTCCGCGTGATCATCTCATATCCTCTATCGTTATTGCTTGAATGTAAGTTTCCTAATTAAAGGTCCCATTACTCAGTAAAATGatcaacaaaacaacataacCGTGTTCTTGTCAGAAATGTGATCCAACATCTTGCCACTACTGGACATGGTAGTCTGTGGGTTGTGAATCATAGGTGGGCAAAAATGTCCGCCGCAGTTGGTCGGTCCGCCACCGTGTAACTCAGGCAATTCCTTAAGCATTGAAAGAAGCTGGGCATGCATGTGCCTAAAGGCTTAGAGACGAAACTGTTATCTGAAATTATCTTCTCTGAAATTATCTTCTCTAAAATAATCATCTCTGAAATTATCATCTCTGAAATTATCATCTCTGAAATTATTATCTCTGAAATTATCATCTCTGAAGTTAACATCTCTGAAATCATCATCTCTGAAATTATTATCTCTAAAATCTGATGGCCCTACTCGGCTTTCGTACAAACCAGACAGAAACAAACTGCATACAACGATAAAACGTCTTGGagacaagaaaataaaaatatagaaaCCTCCCCACCCTACTTTTCTAATAGCCCGTCCCTAACCACTCATACGAGTTAATGGTAAACCATGGCATCTAACCCTTGAACTCCGGATACAATGCATATTGTATTAATTTGCATTGCCTGCAGATACGTCCTGTTGTCTTGGGCGCTGTTCGAGCTAGCAGAGACATCGcggctttttcttttcttaagaCAAGCATGGCAAAGGATTACACGACTCCAAGCGAACACCCAGCATCGGGGGGATCAAAGAGATGGAAGCTTGTTTCTGCTGGACTTTTATTGCTTTCCTTGGTTTTTCTGATCGTGATAATAGTTCTTGGGGTCAAACTCAATTCAAAGCCCGCAGAAGCCTCCTCGGGCAGCGTAAAAGAGACAAAAAGCTGCCGACGCGAATCTCCTGGAATAAAACTTACAAGAAAATCGTCTGGAATTTTCGAGGATCTGAGGAGAGATGAGATCAAGAGGGTGCGGGATTACATGCTAGCTCAAAAGACTCTTGACCTTACTCCGTACGAGAAAGCAACAGTGGCCGATAACTACATTTACTTCATCAAGCTTTATTTGCCCAACAAAGCGGACGTGCTACGCTATCTTGATGAGAATGGGCCCAAGCCGGAGAGAAACGCTCAGGTATCGCTTTTTATGggtaaagaaaataaagtaaGAGAATTCATAGTAGGACCTGTCTCAAGCCCCTCGCGACACAACGAGCACAGGGTACCCGGGCAGAGGTACCCTATCCCGTTTAACGCTCGACCATTTGATGACATCATTGAGCTTGCCGCGGTGCAGAAGCTGGTGCATAGGGTGACGTCATTGTTGCGCGCGCTTTTTCTCGAGAGCTACGACGGATACACcaatgatgattgtggtgagAAGTGTTTAACAATAATATACTCCGTGCCTATGGGGACGACGAGCGAGACCAGGGTTAATTGGTTTTGGTTCACCCGAACCGTGCCAGGACACTATGAATTCCCGATTGACTTTGAGTTGTATATACAGCACGAAGGCTCAAATGTATCAAACTGGAACGTCGAGAAGATCGTTTACAATGACCAGAAGTTCGATTCAGCTGAAGACCTCCTTAACGCATACAAAAGTGACAGTCTCAATAAATCCTTCTTTGCAGCTCCGATAGGAGAAAGCAAAGATTTTGCTTCGTACAAAAGACGAGGCAAGCCCAAACCCCAAGTCCCGTTACGAGGCCCCGAACAGTACCAGCCAGATGGTCAGCGGTATGCCGTGGATGACAGGCGCATTGAGTACATGGGTTGGGAGTTCGAGTTTGGAAATGACCCCTCGTATGGTCTTGCCGCGTATGATATCAGGTTCAACGGAGAAAGAGTCGTGTATGAATTAAGTCTACAGGAGGCGGTTGCGACCTATGGGGGGTACTTCCCCTCACAGACTAGCATGAATTTCCTGGATGCGAGCTGGCGCTTGGGGCGAAGTAGTTATGAATTGGTGCGTGGTGTTGACTGCCCTGGACACGCAACCTTTT is a window from the Nematostella vectensis chromosome 9, jaNemVect1.1, whole genome shotgun sequence genome containing:
- the LOC5512395 gene encoding amiloride-sensitive amine oxidase [copper-containing], producing the protein MAKDYTTPSEHPASGGSKRWKLVSAGLLLLSLVFLIVIIVLGVKLNSKPAEASSGSVKETKSCRRESPGIKLTRKSSGIFEDLRRDEIKRVRDYMLAQKTLDLTPYEKATVADNYIYFIKLYLPNKADVLRYLDENGPKPERNAQVSLFMGKENKVREFIVGPVSSPSRHNEHRVPGQRYPIPFNARPFDDIIELAAVQKLVHRVTSLLRALFLESYDGYTNDDCGEKCLTIIYSVPMGTTSETRVNWFWFTRTVPGHYEFPIDFELYIQHEGSNVSNWNVEKIVYNDQKFDSAEDLLNAYKSDSLNKSFFAAPIGESKDFASYKRRGKPKPQVPLRGPEQYQPDGQRYAVDDRRIEYMGWEFEFGNDPSYGLAAYDIRFNGERVVYELSLQEAVATYGGYFPSQTSMNFLDASWRLGRSSYELVRGVDCPGHATFFDLTNFIGTGEEETMRNAVCVFELNTGIPLRRHYDNDFAGSYKFYGGMVNTALVMRTVSTVYNYDYIWDLIFYQNGVIEVKISASGYVMGSLYTDEVKNYAYKLYKQLTSATHDHLLNIKVDLDVAGIKNSYETIEIGIENVTSKWEDNQRRVRKVLKRSTKSTEKDALYKFDFDHPKYLNFYSEKENRNGVKRGYRIQHAGIMKQLYPEDWMIVPMVSWSLYQLAVTRYNESERRSSSIYNQNSPTDTQVDFRNFVSDESIVNQDLVAWVTMGMIHVPHSEDLPNTGTVGSSASFFIRPFNYFDEDPSIASSDAILITPSDKEASGQKIDRFGTPEGPVCVPAEYSINFSGRYAKED